A DNA window from Hydractinia symbiolongicarpus strain clone_291-10 chromosome 6, HSymV2.1, whole genome shotgun sequence contains the following coding sequences:
- the LOC130647258 gene encoding uncharacterized protein LOC130647258, giving the protein MPSNMRYMFLTSLVVSSTYLYFYYAPYSSISVHIHTSSSCDEYLPPMQCLKEYNDPCQTFIDWTLKSDNKTLHTKLEFSEFMFDIKSTMEKSYIKIITYNKLNQSKLIGGDFWWMNVVGPSSFHVELKDNNNGTYESFFSFVEPGNYTVTVELIWSLCDGLRDPPSWWFKSGDEQGKFQKRGSLGVDTYIGKKKEFAFTISESKTKKSLHNRKRNFVKFKRECQPINSPCGYWKNHQQFITPYNPNIVCQDNIKPPENSTIWFYGDSMQLLTYRYFVNKTLCKKFFKCGVSYNWNYPNPPSKGIFDNKDFNKSIILNSIGDVLLQKDMRQRSSVFYVNFGVHILMAIPFKQAVDLLQSFVELVQTLKSKFGENFPRIIWKTTTPPFRREYYKYNEDFRRFLTKQRMILWNTYCKEMMCRANIPVIDVYYVTASFTLGAKDGLHFADHVYENAMSAFESYVLNNNGYVE; this is encoded by the exons ATGCCTTCGAATATGCGATATATGTTTCTGACAAGTTTAGTTGTCTCCTCGACATATCTTTACTTCTACTACGCACCTTACTCAAGCATTTCAGTCCATATACATACAAGCTCATCATGTGATGAGTATTTGCCACCTATGCAATGCTTAAAAGAATATAATGATCCATGTCAGACGTTCATTGATTGGACCTTAAAGTCAGACAATAAAACTCTGCATACAAAATTAGAATTTAGCGAATTCATGTTTGACATCAAATCAACTATGGAAAAGagctacataaaaattattacttacaataaattaaatcaaaGCAAACTGATTGGTGGAGACTTCTGGTGGATGAATGTGGTTGGTCCATCATCATTTCATGTTGAATTGAAGGATAACAACAATGGAACGtatgaaagtttttttagttttgtagaACCTGGTAATTATACTGTCACGGTTGAGTTGATTTGGAGTTTATGTGATGGTTTGAGAGACCCTCCTTCGTGGTGGTTTAAGAGTG GGGATGAGCAAGGCAAATTTCAGAAGCGGGGATCGTTGGGTGTCGACACATACataggtaaaaaaaaagagttCGCATTTACTATATCAGAAAGCAAAACAAAGAAAAGTTTGCATAACAGAAAACGAAACTTTGTCAAATTCAAGAGAGAATGCCAACCAATCAATTCTCCTTGTGGATATTGGAAAAACCATCAGCAATTTATTACACCCTACAATCCTAACATCGTTTGTCAGGATAATATAAAGCCTCCAGAGAATTCGACAATTTGGTTTTATGGTGATTCCATGCAATTGTTGACGTATCGttactttgtaaacaaaacacttTGCAAGAAATTCTTCAAATGTGGTGTTTCATATAATTGGAACTACCCAAATCCTCCTTCCAAGGGTATTTTTGATAACAAAGACTTCAACAAAAGCATTATCTTAAACTCCATTGGGGATGTCTTACTGCAAAAAGATATGAGGCAGCGTTCAAGCGTATTTTATGTCAACTTTGGTGTGCATATTTTAATGGCTATACCTTTTAAACAAGCTGTGGATCTGTTACAAAGTTTTGTAGAACTTGTCCAAACTTTAAAATCAAAGTTTGGTGAAAATTTCCCAAGGATAATTTGGAAGACAACTACTCCGCCATTTCGACGGGAGTATTATAAGTACAACGAAGATTTTAGaagatttttaacaaaacag AGAATGATTTTATGGAACACATACTGCAAAGAAATGATGTGTCGAGCAAATATTCCTGTCATAGATGTTTATTACGTCACAGCCTCGTTTACACTTGGAGCAAAAGATGGTCTACATTTTGCTGATCATGTATACGAAAATGCGATGTCAGCATTTGAATCTTATGTGTTGAACAATAATGGTTACGTAGAATGA